In a genomic window of Peptoclostridium acidaminophilum DSM 3953:
- the ablB gene encoding putative beta-lysine N-acetyltransferase: MMTNTQTLGKTNYYAAICGIKVYVDYANERLKIFDAGGIDKAALVEIIGFARYKNLGKVICNSCADSLPHFKSCGFTEEGRIEGFFSGKDSYCMSFFTDEKRAISRKSDEADKTISLCDEKRKSQPQRDALYRIRTANPSDILQMTSIFKRIFETYPSPVFDAGYLLQTMSENVLFKIAEKNSEIVGIASADMDAPNLNAEITDCATLPEHRGNGILSLLIMSLEDELISKGFKTLYSLSRAVNPGININLARLNYSYNGRLINNCHICGGYEDMNIWVKQL, from the coding sequence ATGATGACTAATACTCAAACCCTTGGAAAAACAAACTATTATGCAGCCATATGCGGAATCAAGGTGTATGTCGACTATGCGAATGAACGCCTCAAAATATTCGATGCCGGCGGCATTGACAAAGCAGCCCTCGTGGAAATCATCGGATTCGCCAGATACAAGAATCTTGGCAAAGTCATATGCAACAGCTGCGCAGATAGCCTGCCGCATTTCAAAAGCTGCGGCTTCACAGAAGAAGGCCGTATAGAGGGTTTTTTCAGCGGCAAAGATTCATACTGCATGTCTTTTTTCACAGATGAAAAAAGGGCAATTTCCAGAAAGTCTGACGAGGCCGACAAAACAATCTCGCTTTGCGACGAAAAACGGAAAAGTCAGCCACAGCGCGATGCTTTATACCGCATAAGGACGGCAAATCCCAGCGACATACTCCAAATGACCTCAATTTTCAAAAGGATATTCGAGACCTATCCTTCGCCGGTGTTCGATGCCGGCTATCTGTTGCAGACCATGAGCGAAAATGTGCTATTCAAGATCGCCGAAAAGAACAGCGAAATAGTCGGCATAGCATCAGCCGACATGGACGCTCCAAACCTCAACGCGGAAATTACCGACTGCGCCACGCTCCCTGAGCACAGGGGCAACGGCATACTTTCGCTTCTTATAATGAGCCTGGAGGACGAGCTGATTTCCAAAGGCTTCAAGACGCTCTACAGCCTCTCAAGGGCCGTCAACCCCGGAATCAACATCAATCTTGCAAGGCTTAATTACAGCTACAATGGCCGCCTCATAAACAACTGCCACATTTGCGGCGGCTACGAGGACATGAACATCTGGGTCAAGCAGCTTTAG
- the kamA gene encoding lysine 2,3-aminomutase produces MKRDYKDISLWKNASKEQWNDWKWQFANRITTIEELEQVVSLTEQEKKGIAGSLEKLRMAITPYYAMNMDPQDSDCPIRRQAIPTAHEMNISSCDSSDPLHESADSPVPGLTHRYPDRVLMLITDQCSMYCRHCTRRRFAGQCDSELPIENINKAIEYIKENEIVRDVLLSGGDALCISDSHLEYILKKLREIPHVEVIRIGTRTPVVMPQRITQELCDMLKKYHPVWINTHFNHPKELTPESQTACHMLANAGIPLGNQSVLLKDINDCPYIMKRLVQDLVKNRIRPYYLYQCDLSEGIEHFRTSVATGIEIIELLRGHTSGFAVPTFVVDAPGGGGKIPVGPTYMISQSNEKIILRNFEGVICSYTEPHDKSHTCKNCGLCSKYATNESRGLEKILKDERTCLIPRSNVRMQMRYGYDD; encoded by the coding sequence TTGAAAAGAGATTACAAGGACATAAGTCTATGGAAAAACGCAAGCAAGGAGCAGTGGAACGACTGGAAATGGCAATTTGCCAACAGGATTACTACAATCGAGGAGCTCGAGCAGGTAGTGAGCCTGACGGAACAGGAAAAAAAAGGCATAGCCGGCAGCCTTGAAAAGCTCAGAATGGCTATAACGCCTTACTACGCAATGAACATGGATCCGCAGGATTCCGACTGCCCTATAAGGCGCCAGGCCATACCTACAGCTCACGAGATGAACATATCATCATGTGACAGCTCCGACCCTCTGCACGAATCTGCCGATTCACCGGTTCCGGGTCTGACTCACAGATACCCAGACAGGGTCCTTATGCTTATTACAGATCAGTGCTCAATGTACTGCAGGCACTGCACACGAAGAAGATTTGCAGGCCAATGCGACAGCGAGCTTCCAATAGAGAATATAAACAAAGCCATTGAGTATATAAAAGAAAATGAAATCGTAAGGGACGTACTCCTTTCAGGAGGCGACGCTCTGTGCATATCGGACAGCCACCTTGAGTACATCCTCAAAAAACTAAGAGAAATCCCCCACGTTGAAGTCATCAGAATCGGAACAAGAACTCCAGTTGTAATGCCTCAGCGTATAACTCAGGAGCTTTGCGACATGCTGAAAAAATACCATCCTGTTTGGATAAACACGCACTTCAACCATCCGAAGGAGCTTACTCCAGAATCCCAGACCGCATGCCATATGCTGGCCAATGCCGGTATCCCTCTTGGAAACCAGTCAGTCCTTCTAAAGGATATCAACGACTGCCCATATATCATGAAGCGCCTTGTGCAGGACCTGGTCAAGAACAGAATAAGACCCTACTACCTCTACCAGTGCGACCTTTCCGAAGGCATCGAGCATTTCAGGACAAGCGTTGCGACAGGCATAGAGATAATAGAGCTCCTCAGGGGCCACACTTCGGGATTTGCAGTGCCAACGTTTGTAGTTGACGCACCAGGCGGCGGAGGCAAGATTCCTGTAGGTCCGACCTATATGATTTCCCAGTCAAACGAAAAAATCATACTAAGAAATTTCGAGGGAGTTATCTGCTCATATACAGAGCCCCACGATAAGTCTCACACCTGCAAAAATTGCGGACTATGCAGCAAATACGCGACAAATGAGAGCAGGGGCCTTGAAAAAATACTAAAGGATGAGCGCACATGCCTTATACCTAGAAGTAACGTCAGAATGCAAATGAGGTATGGCTATGATGACTAA
- a CDS encoding DUF1858 domain-containing protein, giving the protein MKITKDMTIGELVRDFPEAIKVLFDFGMGCVGCPSAQVETIEEACGVHGLNMDELLSALNASVE; this is encoded by the coding sequence ATGAAAATAACTAAGGATATGACAATAGGTGAGCTTGTAAGAGATTTTCCAGAGGCTATAAAGGTGCTTTTCGATTTTGGAATGGGATGCGTAGGATGCCCTTCGGCACAGGTTGAGACTATTGAAGAGGCTTGCGGCGTGCACGGACTCAATATGGATGAGCTGCTTTCAGCACTTAACGCTAGCGTAGAGTAG
- a CDS encoding hemerythrin domain-containing protein encodes MDGIKLMVDEHVYIKRMLLVLRKASYAVMQGAQIDYDDFGKMIDFVRGYADRHHHGKEEKLLFNRMVDEIGGAAEKLVKSGMLVEHDLGRLHMNELEAALERVKAGDDESKLDVIANAVSYTHLLHRHIDKEDAVVYPFAQRQLSSDTLETINSECESFEKQMESEGVQGRYIALLKEMEGKYL; translated from the coding sequence ATGGACGGGATAAAGCTTATGGTAGATGAGCATGTGTACATCAAGAGGATGCTGCTTGTGCTCAGAAAGGCGAGCTACGCGGTTATGCAGGGTGCTCAGATTGACTACGATGATTTTGGCAAAATGATAGATTTTGTAAGAGGCTACGCCGACAGGCACCACCACGGCAAAGAGGAGAAGCTGCTTTTCAACCGCATGGTGGACGAGATAGGCGGCGCGGCTGAAAAGCTGGTCAAGTCGGGAATGCTTGTCGAGCACGACCTGGGAAGGCTGCATATGAATGAGCTCGAGGCTGCGCTCGAGAGGGTGAAGGCTGGAGACGATGAGTCAAAGCTGGATGTAATAGCAAACGCAGTTTCGTACACTCATCTGCTTCACAGGCACATAGACAAGGAGGACGCCGTAGTATATCCATTTGCCCAGAGGCAGCTTTCGTCAGACACTCTTGAAACTATTAACAGCGAGTGCGAGAGCTTCGAGAAGCAGATGGAGTCCGAGGGAGTTCAAGGCAGGTACATCGCTTTGCTCAAGGAAATGGAAGGCAAATACCTGTAA
- a CDS encoding iron-sulfur cluster carrier protein MrpORP, which translates to MSETCNQSCSSCSQDCADRTEKQTDFTEQPHELSSIKKVIGIVSGKGGVGKSLVTSLLAVTMQRRGHSSAILDADITGPSIPKAFGIKKKAMANELGLFPIKSATGIDIMSVNLLLENDTDPVVWRGPIIANTVKQFWTDVIWNNVDFMFIDMPPGTGDVPLTVFQSVKVDGIIIVTSPQELVSMIVAKAVKMAQMMNVPIVGIVENMSSFKCPDCDKEYKIFGDSNIENIAAEYNLDILAKLPIDPRLAAACDGGLIELFSGDWFDSVAEILEKDIAENDNDIKSEGGNKVKIAVAGEKGVVTGHFGHCESFHIFEAVGDKIVSSESVANPGHKPGFLPNFLNDMGVNVIISGGMGGGAVDIFNEKGIEVIVGASGPVQSAAEQYLSGALKSTGSVCNHNHDHGDECGQ; encoded by the coding sequence ATGAGCGAAACTTGTAACCAAAGCTGCAGCAGCTGCAGCCAGGACTGCGCTGACAGAACAGAGAAACAGACTGATTTCACCGAGCAGCCTCATGAGCTCAGCAGCATCAAGAAAGTAATAGGGATAGTCAGTGGAAAGGGCGGCGTGGGCAAATCGCTTGTCACATCACTGCTCGCTGTTACAATGCAAAGAAGAGGCCACAGCAGCGCCATACTCGATGCAGACATAACAGGACCTTCCATACCTAAGGCTTTCGGAATAAAGAAAAAAGCCATGGCAAACGAGCTTGGCCTGTTCCCTATAAAAAGCGCTACGGGAATAGATATAATGTCGGTAAATCTTCTTCTCGAGAATGACACTGATCCAGTTGTATGGAGAGGACCTATAATAGCCAATACTGTAAAACAGTTCTGGACAGACGTCATATGGAACAACGTGGACTTCATGTTCATAGACATGCCTCCGGGCACAGGCGATGTTCCTCTTACAGTATTTCAGTCTGTAAAGGTTGATGGAATTATAATTGTCACATCTCCTCAGGAGCTTGTTTCCATGATAGTAGCAAAAGCAGTCAAAATGGCGCAGATGATGAACGTTCCAATAGTAGGAATCGTTGAAAACATGTCATCCTTCAAGTGCCCTGACTGCGACAAGGAATACAAGATATTTGGGGACAGCAACATTGAAAACATTGCTGCTGAATACAACTTGGACATACTCGCGAAGCTTCCTATAGATCCAAGACTTGCGGCTGCATGCGACGGAGGCCTTATAGAGCTTTTCAGCGGCGACTGGTTTGATAGCGTTGCCGAGATTCTGGAAAAAGATATAGCGGAGAATGATAATGATATTAAATCCGAAGGAGGAAACAAAGTGAAAATTGCTGTAGCAGGTGAAAAAGGAGTAGTTACTGGTCATTTCGGACACTGTGAGAGCTTCCATATTTTCGAGGCAGTAGGCGACAAGATAGTAAGCAGCGAATCAGTTGCAAACCCTGGCCACAAGCCTGGATTCCTTCCAAACTTCCTTAATGATATGGGCGTTAACGTAATCATATCAGGCGGCATGGGCGGCGGTGCTGTAGATATATTCAATGAAAAGGGCATAGAAGTGATAGTAGGAGCCAGCGGACCTGTCCAATCGGCTGCTGAGCAGTATCTAAGCGGAGCTCTTAAATCAACAGGATCTGTATGCAACCACAATCATGATCATGGCGATGAATGCGGACAATAA
- a CDS encoding ATP-binding protein, translating to MKQLLILSGKGGTGKTTMASAFIKFAQAKVFADCDVDAPNLHLVMNQSVEPIRSDYYGLPKAEINPDLCVNCGLCMQHCRFDSIIEDDGYTIDYYACEGCGVCEAVCPAGAISLNPAIAGELMLYKNDSVFSTAELKMGSGTSGMLVSEVKKQMKEAAGDADFAIIDGSPGIGCPVIASISGVDMVLIVAEPSVSGISDMERIISTAAKFQTRAIVCINKYDTNIVNSEKIEAFCKSNNLPFAGKIPFDSEAVKAVNKGLSIADVDCASGRAAREVFERTFEIMFPITN from the coding sequence ATGAAACAGCTGTTAATTCTTAGCGGCAAAGGCGGCACCGGCAAGACTACCATGGCAAGCGCCTTCATCAAGTTTGCGCAAGCCAAAGTATTCGCAGACTGCGATGTCGATGCGCCGAATCTGCACCTGGTTATGAACCAGTCAGTCGAGCCCATACGCTCTGACTATTACGGCCTTCCCAAGGCTGAAATCAACCCTGATTTATGCGTGAATTGCGGCCTTTGCATGCAGCACTGCCGCTTTGATTCTATCATAGAAGATGACGGCTACACGATTGACTACTATGCCTGCGAAGGCTGCGGCGTCTGCGAAGCCGTATGCCCGGCTGGAGCCATATCCCTGAATCCCGCAATTGCAGGCGAGCTGATGCTGTATAAGAACGACAGCGTGTTTTCAACAGCTGAGCTGAAAATGGGCAGTGGCACCTCAGGAATGCTCGTATCGGAGGTCAAGAAACAAATGAAGGAGGCGGCAGGTGACGCCGACTTTGCCATAATAGACGGCTCTCCAGGAATAGGATGCCCAGTAATCGCCTCCATAAGCGGTGTAGACATGGTCCTTATAGTAGCGGAGCCTTCAGTATCAGGAATAAGCGACATGGAGCGCATAATAAGCACTGCCGCAAAATTCCAGACTCGCGCCATCGTATGCATAAACAAGTATGACACAAACATTGTAAATTCCGAAAAAATCGAAGCTTTTTGCAAAAGTAACAACCTTCCTTTTGCAGGCAAGATACCATTCGACTCCGAAGCCGTAAAGGCAGTCAACAAAGGGCTCAGCATAGCTGATGTAGACTGCGCTTCGGGCAGGGCCGCAAGAGAAGTATTCGAGCGGACGTTCGAGATAATGTTCCCCATAACAAATTAA
- a CDS encoding nucleotide-binding protein has product MNIAVLSGKGGTGKTLVSVNLAAAAGKSTYIDCDVEEPNGHLFFKPEQIESEKISVKIPLIDDALCNGCRKCVDFCKFNALAYVGSKVLLFDVMCHSCGGCSLLCPQKAISEIDKNVGEIQKGVSEDVTVVTGIMNTGEASGVPIIKNLLEYIPSSNESVFIDCPPGSACIVMESIKDADYCVLVAEPTLFGVHNLNMVYNLVKLFGKPHGVVLNKCLEGDNPSEKFCIENRIKILGRIPFDNELGTLNSNALIVARESDKYRAIFTSLLETVTKEVQHETAVNS; this is encoded by the coding sequence ATGAATATAGCTGTGCTTAGCGGTAAAGGCGGCACAGGCAAAACGCTAGTCTCCGTGAACCTGGCCGCGGCCGCAGGAAAATCGACATATATAGACTGTGATGTTGAAGAACCCAACGGTCATCTTTTTTTCAAGCCGGAGCAAATAGAGTCAGAAAAAATATCAGTAAAAATTCCGCTAATCGATGATGCCCTATGCAACGGCTGCCGCAAATGCGTGGATTTTTGCAAATTCAACGCCTTGGCCTACGTAGGCAGCAAAGTTCTTTTATTTGATGTCATGTGCCATTCATGCGGAGGCTGTTCGCTGCTTTGCCCCCAAAAAGCCATCTCTGAGATTGATAAAAACGTCGGAGAGATTCAAAAGGGCGTTTCAGAGGATGTAACTGTGGTTACAGGGATAATGAACACTGGCGAAGCGTCGGGAGTCCCCATAATCAAAAATCTTTTAGAATACATTCCTAGCAGCAATGAATCAGTCTTTATCGACTGTCCTCCCGGGAGCGCCTGCATAGTTATGGAGAGCATAAAGGATGCCGACTATTGCGTGCTTGTTGCTGAGCCCACTCTCTTTGGAGTTCACAACCTGAACATGGTCTACAACCTTGTAAAGCTCTTTGGCAAGCCTCACGGCGTAGTGCTCAACAAGTGCCTCGAAGGTGATAACCCTTCGGAGAAATTCTGCATAGAAAACAGAATAAAGATACTCGGAAGGATTCCATTCGACAACGAGCTTGGAACGCTCAATTCAAACGCTCTCATTGTAGCGAGGGAAAGCGATAAATATCGCGCAATATTCACCTCACTGCTTGAGACAGTAACCAAGGAGGTGCAGCATGAAACAGCTGTTAATTCTTAG
- a CDS encoding NifB/NifX family molybdenum-iron cluster-binding protein, which produces MKIAVPADEKSLDLGVCPSFGRAPYFLIYDTETNESKFIDNSAAASQGGAGVKAAQTIIDSKADALLTPRCGENAAVAIKAANIKIYKTIDGSIMDNINALVEGKLSELVDIHPGFHGHQGGK; this is translated from the coding sequence ATGAAAATTGCAGTTCCAGCAGACGAAAAATCACTAGACTTAGGTGTATGCCCGTCATTTGGCCGTGCGCCTTATTTCCTGATCTATGACACAGAAACAAATGAAAGCAAATTTATCGACAACAGCGCTGCAGCCAGCCAGGGCGGAGCCGGCGTTAAAGCCGCTCAAACAATAATCGACAGCAAGGCAGACGCCCTGCTAACTCCAAGATGTGGAGAAAATGCCGCAGTTGCAATCAAAGCTGCAAACATCAAAATATACAAGACAATAGACGGCTCTATAATGGACAACATAAATGCACTTGTTGAAGGAAAACTATCAGAGCTTGTAGATATACATCCGGGATTCCACGGTCATCAAGGAGGCAAATAG
- a CDS encoding DUF134 domain-containing protein, protein MARPRKWRKVCCLPESTMFGPLNSPDSDLEIIIMTVEEYETIRLIDLEGLMQEECAEQMNVARTTVQKIYNDARKKLSDALVNGSIIKIEGGDYKLCEKSEQPYVCIGCRRQILRQKNDNPTDNIKEDSK, encoded by the coding sequence ATGGCTCGACCCAGAAAATGGAGAAAGGTTTGCTGTTTGCCTGAAAGCACTATGTTCGGGCCGCTCAACTCTCCGGATTCGGACCTTGAAATCATAATAATGACGGTCGAGGAATATGAGACCATCCGTCTTATTGATTTGGAGGGTTTGATGCAGGAGGAGTGCGCCGAGCAGATGAATGTTGCTCGCACCACAGTTCAAAAGATATACAATGACGCCCGCAAAAAGCTTTCAGATGCTCTTGTCAACGGAAGCATTATTAAAATCGAAGGCGGAGATTACAAGCTTTGCGAAAAGAGCGAACAGCCATACGTGTGTATAGGATGCCGCAGGCAGATCTTGCGTCAAAAAAATGACAACCCAACGGATAACATTAAGGAGGATTCCAAATGA
- a CDS encoding YeiH family protein, which yields MKIFDNAKKILPGILLAFSIALPAYFLGSTFPLIGAPIFGMLLGMLLARWQRPEKFRSGIAYSSKKILQYAIILLGFEMNLYSVFKVGSQSLAVMIATTSASFLTAWFVGKSLNLRGNTATLIGVGSAICGGSAIAATAPVIKADDKEIAYSISTIFLFNITAALIFPMIGHLMQMSNMGFGIWAGTAINDTSSVVAAGYSYSNAAGNLATIVKLTRTLLIIPVTLTLSFIVSRKSQESGEFNFVKIFPWFVLGFIGASVVKTAGLLPDELCSFLAQSGKFLIIVAMSAIGLNVNFKAMAKNGIRPILLGLACSLAVALSSLASQHMLSLW from the coding sequence ATGAAAATCTTTGATAACGCAAAAAAAATACTGCCCGGAATACTGCTTGCCTTTTCAATCGCACTGCCGGCGTACTTCCTTGGCTCGACATTCCCGCTTATAGGCGCTCCGATATTCGGAATGCTTTTGGGTATGCTGCTTGCACGCTGGCAAAGGCCCGAAAAATTCAGAAGCGGCATAGCATACTCATCCAAAAAAATACTTCAGTACGCAATAATACTGCTGGGATTTGAAATGAACCTCTACAGCGTTTTCAAGGTTGGAAGCCAGTCGCTAGCTGTTATGATCGCCACTACAAGCGCTTCATTCCTTACAGCCTGGTTTGTGGGAAAGAGTCTTAACCTAAGGGGCAACACCGCCACACTCATCGGGGTTGGCTCAGCCATATGCGGTGGCTCGGCAATTGCGGCAACTGCTCCTGTGATAAAGGCGGATGACAAGGAGATAGCGTACTCCATATCCACCATATTCCTGTTCAACATAACAGCCGCCCTTATATTCCCGATGATAGGACACTTGATGCAAATGAGCAACATGGGATTTGGCATATGGGCCGGCACCGCCATCAACGACACATCTTCAGTCGTCGCAGCGGGCTACTCATACAGCAACGCAGCCGGCAATCTGGCTACAATAGTCAAACTCACCCGCACATTGCTCATAATACCAGTAACTCTTACCCTGTCATTTATAGTTTCTCGCAAAAGCCAGGAATCAGGAGAATTCAATTTCGTGAAAATATTCCCTTGGTTTGTGCTTGGATTCATCGGAGCATCCGTTGTCAAGACTGCTGGCTTGCTGCCTGATGAATTGTGCTCATTCCTGGCACAATCGGGCAAGTTCCTTATAATAGTAGCTATGAGCGCAATAGGGCTCAACGTCAATTTCAAGGCAATGGCTAAAAACGGGATAAGGCCAATACTGCTCGGACTTGCATGCTCTCTTGCAGTTGCGCTTTCATCACTCGCATCGCAGCACATGCTATCTCTGTGGTAA
- a CDS encoding LysR family transcriptional regulator translates to MGTRHLRIFACVCSEGSMSGAAKKLFMAQPSVSQAIMELERHYGVVLFERLGRRLYITAAGKKLLDYAHHIINLQEEVEREMRDISSKGAIRVGASMTVGSCILLDLLKRFKEAGPGSSVESVVDNTSVIEEMLLLDQVDIGVVEGAVHSADLTVKPFMDDELVLICPSCHPWAAKGAVGPGELEKVEFIVREQGSGTRELFESVMAAEGIKWRRTGVYNNAETIKNAVASGLGVSVVSKMAVERELESGMLVSVKIRDISFKRKFSIVYHKNKFISEAMKLFMQECI, encoded by the coding sequence ATGGGAACAAGACATCTTAGAATATTCGCGTGCGTGTGCAGTGAAGGCAGCATGTCAGGAGCTGCCAAAAAGCTGTTCATGGCACAGCCGTCTGTTAGCCAGGCGATAATGGAGCTGGAGAGGCACTATGGAGTAGTGCTGTTTGAAAGGCTTGGGCGCAGGCTTTATATTACGGCGGCAGGAAAAAAGCTGCTTGACTACGCGCATCACATAATCAATCTGCAGGAGGAAGTAGAGCGCGAAATGCGCGATATAAGCAGCAAGGGAGCTATAAGAGTTGGAGCAAGTATGACGGTGGGAAGTTGCATACTTTTGGACCTGCTGAAGAGATTCAAGGAGGCAGGCCCTGGCTCCAGTGTTGAGTCTGTGGTTGACAATACAAGCGTAATAGAAGAAATGCTGCTTCTGGACCAGGTCGACATAGGCGTGGTGGAGGGGGCTGTGCACTCTGCCGATTTGACGGTAAAGCCGTTCATGGATGACGAGCTGGTGCTTATATGCCCTTCCTGTCATCCATGGGCAGCAAAAGGCGCAGTAGGCCCAGGTGAACTTGAGAAGGTTGAATTCATAGTGAGGGAGCAGGGCAGCGGCACTCGCGAGCTGTTCGAGTCTGTAATGGCAGCCGAAGGCATAAAGTGGAGGCGTACAGGAGTCTATAACAATGCCGAGACGATAAAAAACGCCGTAGCCTCCGGGCTTGGGGTTTCTGTTGTATCAAAAATGGCAGTGGAGAGGGAGCTTGAAAGTGGAATGCTTGTATCTGTAAAAATAAGAGACATAAGCTTCAAGCGCAAGTTCAGCATAGTGTACCACAAGAATAAATTCATATCTGAAGCTATGAAGCTTTTCATGCAGGAGTGCATATAA
- a CDS encoding metallophosphoesterase family protein, with the protein MISQQNKLKLKRILIALVILFTAVAGGIFSIWKFGGMSIQAQGLVFTAQIVPSQHGQTVLAIPPFGEVVANTHRGPTEIRVNLERIETNGFTATLGKMPSAEKYVSDVKNDFSMQIKLFYLRQFLVGVLGALIVLVLIWRLRPLRILKFSLAVGIVLAAFLASSLYNYDYHAFSEPEFRGTMKMAPKVMEFVGDTLSDFEKLKGQTNVVVGNIKELFAGVEDLAGLNHPDRQNGSVVVLLVSDLHTNPVGVEFMRTIVNRFGVDMLINAGDLSDAGSMPEATLISEIEGLGIPQVLVSGNHDTLEIMELFAESTNIQVADREWLEVMGLSVFGWPDNLGDTQEVEYADDAAKKAALDKQAEDIRAAVTQQGMPDILVVHNESVAIKSADLAPLVVTGHTHSAKLYSKDGHVVINPGTVGAAGFRGLYSKSNVPYSAAIVYYKPGVGPISCDMIQYNPESRQFLLERQVIAEPAENPEQ; encoded by the coding sequence ATGATTAGTCAGCAGAATAAATTGAAATTAAAGAGAATTCTAATAGCTCTTGTGATACTATTTACTGCAGTAGCAGGCGGGATATTTTCAATCTGGAAATTTGGCGGCATGAGCATACAGGCGCAGGGGCTTGTTTTTACAGCACAGATAGTTCCATCTCAGCACGGACAGACAGTTCTGGCGATTCCTCCTTTTGGCGAGGTTGTCGCCAATACACACAGAGGGCCAACAGAAATAAGGGTCAATCTTGAAAGAATTGAAACCAACGGATTTACAGCCACGCTCGGGAAAATGCCCAGTGCAGAGAAATATGTTTCCGATGTTAAAAATGATTTTTCGATGCAGATAAAGCTATTCTATCTAAGGCAGTTTCTTGTGGGAGTGCTGGGGGCGCTTATCGTTCTTGTTTTGATTTGGAGGCTCAGACCGCTTAGAATACTCAAATTTTCGCTGGCGGTGGGAATTGTCCTAGCGGCTTTTCTTGCATCCAGCCTTTACAATTACGATTATCATGCTTTCAGCGAACCGGAGTTTAGGGGAACAATGAAGATGGCGCCCAAGGTAATGGAATTTGTTGGCGACACCCTGTCCGATTTTGAAAAGCTCAAGGGACAGACGAACGTTGTGGTTGGCAACATAAAAGAGCTTTTTGCCGGAGTCGAGGACCTGGCAGGACTCAACCATCCGGACAGGCAAAACGGCAGCGTAGTTGTGCTTCTTGTGAGCGATCTCCACACTAATCCTGTGGGCGTAGAGTTCATGAGGACAATTGTAAATAGGTTTGGAGTAGACATGCTTATTAATGCCGGCGATTTAAGTGACGCAGGATCAATGCCTGAAGCGACACTAATTTCGGAGATCGAAGGTCTGGGAATTCCGCAGGTGCTCGTTTCGGGCAACCACGATACACTGGAAATAATGGAGCTGTTTGCCGAATCGACAAACATACAGGTTGCCGACAGGGAATGGCTTGAAGTGATGGGCCTTAGTGTGTTTGGCTGGCCTGACAATCTGGGTGATACCCAGGAGGTCGAATATGCGGACGATGCAGCGAAGAAGGCGGCCCTTGATAAACAGGCAGAGGATATCCGTGCCGCTGTGACGCAGCAGGGCATGCCTGACATACTTGTAGTACACAATGAAAGCGTGGCCATCAAGTCGGCTGATTTGGCGCCGCTCGTTGTCACAGGGCACACGCACAGTGCAAAGCTTTACAGCAAGGACGGACATGTTGTGATTAATCCTGGTACTGTGGGAGCCGCGGGGTTCAGAGGACTATATTCAAAATCCAATGTGCCTTATTCAGCGGCCATAGTCTACTACAAGCCCGGTGTGGGGCCGATTTCATGCGACATGATACAGTATAATCCTGAATCAAGACAGTTTCTGCTTGAGCGTCAGGTGATTGCAGAGCCGGCCGAAAATCCGGAGCAGTGA